The following are from one region of the Phormidium sp. PBR-2020 genome:
- a CDS encoding glucose-1-phosphate adenylyltransferase has product MKRVLGIILGGGAGTRLYPLTKLRAKPAVPLAGKYRLIDIPVSNCINSGIDQIYILTQYNSASLNRHIGRTYNFSSFTDGFVEILAAQQTSDSPGWFQGTADAVRQYIWLMDELDVDEYLILSGDHLYRMDYSHFIERHRETNADITLSVLPIDEARASDFGLMKIDDSGRVIDFSEKPKGDALKAMQVDTSTLGLDPAQAKEKPYIASMGIYVFKRDVLKKLLTEAPDQTDFGKEIIPGAAMDHNIQAYLFDGYWEDIGTIQAFYEANLALTQQPKPPFSFYNEDAPIYTRPRYLPPSKLLDCQITESLVGDGCILKECRVDRSVLGVRSRISAGAVVEDSLLMGSDYYQSFGERTAEASAPSMALGIGENSTVRRAIVDKNARIGKNVKILNTENIEEANREELGFYIRSGIVVVLKNATIPDNFVI; this is encoded by the coding sequence GTGAAACGAGTTTTAGGCATTATTCTAGGTGGCGGTGCGGGAACGCGCCTCTACCCCCTAACCAAACTCAGAGCAAAACCCGCCGTCCCGTTGGCGGGTAAATATCGGTTGATTGACATTCCCGTCAGCAACTGTATCAATTCTGGGATTGACCAGATTTATATCCTCACCCAGTACAATTCCGCATCCCTGAACCGCCATATCGGGCGGACGTATAATTTTTCGAGCTTTACCGATGGATTCGTGGAAATCCTCGCCGCTCAACAAACGTCCGACAGTCCGGGATGGTTCCAAGGAACGGCGGATGCGGTGCGTCAGTACATCTGGCTCATGGATGAGTTGGATGTGGACGAATATCTAATTCTCTCGGGTGACCACCTCTATCGAATGGACTACAGTCACTTCATAGAGCGTCACCGGGAAACCAATGCGGATATTACCCTATCGGTTCTTCCCATTGACGAAGCACGAGCTTCGGATTTTGGCTTGATGAAAATTGACGACTCAGGACGAGTCATTGATTTCTCTGAAAAACCCAAAGGCGATGCCCTCAAAGCGATGCAGGTCGATACGAGTACCCTGGGCCTAGATCCGGCTCAGGCGAAGGAGAAACCTTATATCGCCTCGATGGGCATTTATGTCTTCAAACGGGACGTTCTCAAGAAGCTGCTCACAGAGGCCCCTGACCAAACTGATTTTGGTAAAGAGATCATTCCTGGGGCCGCGATGGACCATAACATCCAAGCCTATCTCTTTGATGGCTATTGGGAAGATATTGGAACCATTCAGGCTTTCTATGAGGCTAATTTGGCGCTGACGCAACAGCCGAAGCCGCCCTTTAGCTTCTATAACGAGGACGCACCTATTTATACTCGCCCCCGTTATCTACCCCCGAGTAAGCTCCTCGATTGCCAAATTACGGAGTCTCTGGTGGGTGATGGCTGTATCCTCAAGGAATGCCGGGTCGATCGCTCGGTTCTGGGGGTTCGCAGCCGCATTAGCGCCGGAGCGGTGGTGGAAGATTCCCTGTTGATGGGGTCTGACTACTATCAGTCCTTTGGTGAACGGACAGCAGAAGCCTCGGCTCCTTCTATGGCCCTGGGGATTGGTGAAAATAGCACCGTCCGTCGGGCGATCGTGGACAAAAATGCACGAATTGGCAAAAATGTCAAGATTCTCAATACAGAAAATATTGAGGAAGCCAACCGTGAGGAGTTGGGTTTCTATATCCGCAGTGGCATCGTGGTGGTGCTGAAAAATGCCACCATCCCCGATAACTTTGTGATTTAG
- a CDS encoding valine--pyruvate transaminase, whose amino-acid sequence MQPQLSTIGQQMSHLTGVRAIMKDIIETLQAGDGRDFIDLSAGNPVILPEIEQMWRDCTQELLASPDYGEVVCRYGSSQGYQPLIEAVANDFNQRYGADLTPRNILITPGSQSIYFFAANAFGGYTPGGNLKKVVLPLCPDYTGYGGVSLVPEAVVSYKPSLEIDEENHRFKYRPDFSQLQIDETTGCVIFSRPCNPTGNVLSDEEVGKIASLAATHDAPVFIDSAYAPPFPALNFTPMTPQLGGNVVHCLSLSKAGLPGERVGVAIAHENIINVLQSFQTNACIHSSRYGQAIAARAIASGQLAHLSESVIRPHYQRKYAVLAEALEQEMPKHLSWFLHAGEGSIFAWIWFRDLPTSDRHLYNELKQAGVIVVPGEPFFPGLREDWPHKQQCLRISLTAPPEALVEAMKRLRGVVEG is encoded by the coding sequence ATGCAGCCACAATTGTCGACCATCGGCCAACAAATGTCCCACCTAACCGGGGTGCGGGCCATTATGAAAGATATTATCGAAACTCTCCAAGCGGGGGATGGACGAGATTTTATTGACCTTAGCGCCGGAAATCCCGTTATTTTACCTGAAATTGAGCAGATGTGGCGCGATTGTACCCAAGAGCTGCTCGCGAGTCCCGATTATGGCGAAGTGGTCTGTCGCTATGGGTCCAGTCAAGGCTATCAACCCCTGATTGAAGCGGTCGCTAACGACTTTAACCAACGCTATGGGGCCGATTTAACCCCTCGCAATATCTTAATTACCCCCGGTTCCCAATCCATTTACTTCTTCGCCGCCAACGCCTTTGGGGGCTATACTCCCGGCGGGAACCTCAAAAAGGTCGTCCTTCCCCTCTGTCCTGACTATACTGGCTATGGGGGCGTGAGTTTAGTCCCGGAAGCCGTCGTCTCCTATAAACCCAGTTTGGAGATTGACGAGGAGAACCATCGCTTTAAATATCGCCCCGACTTTAGTCAGTTGCAGATTGACGAGACCACCGGTTGCGTCATCTTTTCCCGGCCCTGTAATCCCACCGGAAATGTTCTCAGTGACGAGGAGGTGGGCAAAATTGCCAGTTTAGCCGCCACCCATGATGCACCGGTGTTTATTGATTCCGCCTATGCACCGCCGTTTCCAGCCCTGAACTTTACCCCCATGACGCCGCAGTTGGGGGGAAATGTGGTGCATTGTCTGAGTTTGTCCAAAGCCGGACTTCCGGGGGAACGAGTGGGGGTGGCGATCGCCCATGAAAACATCATCAACGTGTTACAGTCCTTCCAGACCAATGCCTGTATCCATTCCTCCCGCTATGGACAAGCCATCGCCGCTCGGGCCATCGCCTCAGGACAACTAGCACACCTATCCGAGTCGGTGATTCGCCCCCATTATCAGCGTAAATATGCCGTCCTGGCCGAAGCCTTAGAGCAAGAAATGCCCAAACACCTCTCCTGGTTCCTTCATGCCGGGGAAGGGTCCATTTTTGCCTGGATTTGGTTCCGGGACTTGCCCACGAGCGATCGCCATCTCTACAATGAACTCAAACAAGCCGGGGTCATTGTCGTCCCTGGGGAACCCTTCTTCCCCGGACTGCGAGAAGACTGGCCCCACAAACAGCAATGTTTACGCATTAGTCTCACCGCTCCCCCAGAAGCCTTAGTCGAGGCCATGAAACGGCTGCGAGGGGTGGTTGAGGGCTAA
- a CDS encoding sulfotransferase yields the protein MTLPNFLIIGAAKSGTTSLYRYLDSHPEIYMSRNKEPMFFALEGADLDSFTGPGDAAWLKSFAVTNLSDYKKLFEGANEEKALGEASTMYLYSSSCPQRIQNYCPDAKLIVLLRQPIQQAFSMFLHRLRTGFYQEYLVDNDPSHLEQHFVEEFLKSDELDETWVYHWHYKEMSAYYSQLKRYFDRFNRHQIKIFLFDDLNHNPTQLLRDTFEFLGVDSDFVPPNLAQKYNVHKDLNQKPKNKAVHQFLMRPNPVKSLMKPLFSEKLRGKLNFWLRQRNMETTKQPLSIKLSPETRQKLTEVHRDEILKLQDLIQRDLSHWFQ from the coding sequence ATGACACTCCCCAACTTTCTCATCATTGGCGCTGCAAAGTCCGGGACAACCTCATTGTACCGATATTTAGACTCGCATCCCGAAATTTACATGAGCCGCAATAAAGAGCCAATGTTTTTTGCCCTCGAGGGTGCAGACTTGGACTCATTTACCGGCCCCGGAGATGCCGCTTGGCTGAAAAGTTTCGCAGTTACAAACCTCAGTGACTACAAAAAACTCTTCGAGGGGGCGAACGAAGAAAAAGCCCTCGGAGAAGCCTCAACCATGTATCTGTATTCCTCCAGTTGTCCCCAACGCATCCAGAACTATTGTCCCGATGCAAAACTGATAGTTCTTCTGAGACAACCCATTCAACAGGCCTTCTCCATGTTCCTCCATCGCTTACGGACGGGGTTCTATCAAGAATACCTGGTTGACAATGACCCTAGCCACCTAGAACAGCATTTTGTCGAGGAATTTCTAAAATCAGATGAATTAGACGAAACCTGGGTTTACCACTGGCACTACAAAGAAATGAGCGCCTATTATAGCCAACTCAAACGCTACTTTGACCGGTTTAACCGTCATCAAATCAAAATTTTCTTATTTGACGACTTAAACCATAACCCAACTCAACTCCTTCGAGACACCTTTGAGTTTCTTGGAGTCGATTCAGACTTCGTTCCTCCCAACTTAGCTCAAAAGTATAACGTTCACAAAGACCTGAATCAAAAACCCAAAAACAAAGCCGTCCATCAGTTTCTCATGAGACCCAACCCGGTCAAATCCCTCATGAAACCCCTATTTTCTGAAAAACTGCGAGGAAAACTGAACTTTTGGCTACGGCAACGCAACATGGAGACCACGAAACAGCCCTTATCCATTAAGCTCTCCCCTGAAACCCGTCAAAAACTCACTGAAGTGCATCGCGACGAAATCCTGAAGTTACAGGACCTCATTCAACGGGATTTATCCCATTGGTTTCAGTGA
- the folD gene encoding bifunctional methylenetetrahydrofolate dehydrogenase/methenyltetrahydrofolate cyclohydrolase FolD, which yields MDTTRILDGKALAKKVQSQLRSQIEAVRPQRNRPPGLAVIRVGDDPASAVYVRNKERACERVGIASFGQHFPATATAEEISAKIQELNQDERVDGILLQLPLPAHLDAVALLLQLDPDKDADGLHPINMGRLMRGEAGLRSCTPAGVMEVLKEYNIDPSGKNAVVVGRSILVGKPMALMLLEANATVTVAHSQTQNLAEVVAAADIVVAAVGRAEMITAEMVKPGAVVIDVGINRVSDGDGGYKLAGDVAFEAVSEKADWITPVPGGIGPMTVAMLLKNTVEAYLRSQ from the coding sequence ATGGATACGACTCGTATTTTAGACGGTAAAGCTCTCGCGAAGAAGGTACAATCCCAACTGCGATCGCAAATTGAGGCGGTTCGTCCCCAGCGCAACCGTCCCCCTGGACTGGCGGTGATTCGCGTGGGAGATGACCCCGCCAGTGCCGTCTATGTCCGCAATAAGGAACGAGCCTGTGAACGAGTGGGAATTGCCTCGTTTGGGCAACATTTCCCTGCAACGGCCACAGCCGAGGAGATTTCTGCCAAAATCCAGGAACTCAACCAGGATGAACGAGTCGATGGGATTCTGCTGCAACTCCCCCTCCCGGCTCATTTGGATGCGGTGGCCCTCCTCCTACAACTCGACCCCGACAAAGACGCTGACGGACTCCATCCCATCAACATGGGCCGTCTAATGCGGGGTGAAGCAGGATTGAGAAGTTGTACCCCCGCCGGTGTGATGGAAGTCCTTAAGGAGTACAACATCGACCCCAGTGGCAAAAATGCGGTGGTCGTCGGTCGTAGCATTTTAGTGGGAAAACCCATGGCCCTGATGCTCCTCGAAGCTAACGCCACGGTGACGGTGGCTCACTCACAAACCCAAAACCTAGCCGAAGTTGTGGCGGCGGCGGATATCGTCGTGGCGGCGGTGGGCCGTGCAGAGATGATTACGGCGGAGATGGTCAAACCGGGAGCGGTGGTGATTGATGTGGGGATTAACCGCGTCAGTGATGGGGATGGTGGCTATAAGTTGGCTGGGGATGTGGCATTTGAGGCGGTGTCTGAGAAAGCGGACTGGATTACCCCGGTTCCTGGTGGAATTGGTCCGATGACGGTGGCCATGTTGCTTAAGAATACCGTTGAGGCCTATTTGCGTTCCCAGTGA
- a CDS encoding DnaJ domain-containing protein, with amino-acid sequence MAATDFKDYYSILGVSKTASADEIKKAFRRLARQYHPDMNPGDRSAEARFKEVSEAYEILSDPDKRKQYDRFGQYWKQAGNSAGGWNGGAANTGPAPGGFDFDFSQYADFDEFIESLLGGMGGRTRSQWSSYGGASPKSSGRSSGFSGGFEDFAGYNRRSTGVSLDQEATLNLSFAEAFHGVQKRLNVSGQKVSVRIPPGAKTGSRVRVKGKGKKDGYGRQGDLYLNIELKPHQFFHFDGDNLVCDVPISPDEAVLGAKIDVPTPDGTVTVSIPAGVRSGQMLRLRGKGWRLPKSGARTDQLVKVEITPPSHLSDEERQLYERLRDCRQENPRKTLEHLGL; translated from the coding sequence ATGGCTGCAACGGACTTCAAAGACTACTATTCCATCTTGGGCGTGAGTAAGACGGCCAGCGCGGACGAGATTAAGAAAGCGTTTCGCCGTCTCGCTCGTCAGTATCACCCCGACATGAATCCGGGCGATCGCAGTGCCGAGGCCCGCTTCAAGGAAGTTAGTGAAGCCTACGAGATTCTCTCAGACCCCGACAAGCGCAAACAATACGATCGCTTCGGGCAATATTGGAAACAGGCCGGGAACAGTGCCGGAGGCTGGAATGGCGGTGCAGCTAACACCGGGCCCGCTCCTGGAGGCTTTGACTTCGATTTCAGCCAATATGCCGATTTCGATGAATTTATCGAATCCCTCCTCGGGGGAATGGGGGGACGGACGCGATCGCAATGGTCTTCCTACGGTGGCGCCTCTCCCAAAAGTTCGGGCCGCTCCTCCGGCTTTAGCGGCGGCTTTGAAGACTTCGCCGGCTACAATCGCCGCAGTACCGGTGTCTCCTTGGACCAAGAAGCCACCCTAAACCTCTCCTTCGCCGAAGCCTTCCATGGGGTGCAGAAACGGCTCAACGTCAGTGGTCAAAAAGTCTCCGTACGCATCCCCCCCGGCGCCAAAACCGGCAGCCGAGTGCGCGTTAAGGGCAAAGGCAAAAAAGATGGCTATGGCCGCCAAGGAGACCTCTATCTCAACATTGAGCTAAAACCCCATCAGTTCTTCCACTTCGACGGCGATAACCTGGTCTGTGATGTCCCTATCTCCCCCGATGAAGCGGTCTTAGGGGCCAAAATCGATGTTCCCACCCCCGATGGAACTGTCACCGTGAGCATTCCGGCGGGAGTGCGCTCCGGGCAAATGTTGCGCCTGCGGGGTAAAGGCTGGCGGCTGCCCAAAAGTGGCGCTCGCACCGATCAACTGGTTAAGGTAGAAATCACCCCCCCCAGCCACCTCAGCGACGAGGAACGACAGCTTTATGAACGCTTACGGGACTGTCGCCAGGAGAACCCCCGCAAAACTCTAGAACATCTGGGCTTATAG
- a CDS encoding NUDIX domain-containing protein, producing MVKEVAIAILHQNDRYLMQLRDNIPTIVYPGQWTFFGGTVEPGEAAEVAVMRELQEEIRYQPPYVELFRREHYRDFIRNVFHAPLTVDIQDLELCEGLDLDLWTADEVRHGQKFSPKAREVRKIGKPHQRVLVTYIDSLKLSS from the coding sequence ATGGTTAAAGAAGTTGCGATCGCCATTCTCCATCAAAACGATCGCTATCTCATGCAACTGCGAGACAACATCCCCACCATCGTCTATCCCGGACAATGGACCTTCTTCGGCGGAACCGTCGAACCCGGAGAAGCCGCCGAAGTCGCAGTGATGCGAGAACTCCAGGAAGAAATCCGCTATCAACCCCCCTATGTGGAGTTATTCCGACGAGAACACTATCGCGACTTCATCCGTAACGTCTTTCACGCACCCCTCACCGTCGATATCCAAGACTTAGAACTCTGTGAAGGATTGGATTTAGACCTTTGGACTGCCGACGAAGTCCGTCATGGACAAAAATTTTCTCCGAAGGCCAGAGAAGTTCGTAAAATTGGGAAACCCCATCAACGAGTCCTAGTCACATATATTGACTCGCTTAAATTGTCAAGTTAA
- a CDS encoding cadherin-like domain-containing protein — protein sequence MPIISGTPNADVIVGTLGDDTIVGMSGDDSILGGRGDNIIFGNQGNDTLRAGRGQDTLLGGKGNDKIFGSEQDNILSGDDGDDTLFAIDGENILFGGPGNDVLVAGLGNDFLYGGQGNDTLWAERGNNIVSGDRGANVLIGGTGENIFVLNINNGGPSINDADQILRFKPNDKIALLGGPEGQTLDKSAINIAFIRRDGNSTRGNYVLTNLATGEFLAVIHNVRRSALTAENFTEDLTPSDTPDPGPPQPPVVDPEDELPPAPDPGDTTTEPQPPPTPGPGTPPVIEPPVDEDDPDDPADPDDPADPDDPADPDDPDPIDPDDNTPPTVEDEQRTLDLNASRRKEAQLSGEDVDGQDLTFEITGGPANGTITDFDPSTGQYTYVPNVGFLGDDTFTYRANDGIDNSEEATITIDVQVTSPVIDLNQLEDGTGISDTYIERQGPVDFTGSNVFLAAPNDEITQVQVTLVNPSGGNQILTWDGTVAEDQGIEVTSPDPSPPALGEDFVLTLTPDTAASLSAAAYKTVIETIGFDYSEEEKDPDGGDRTVNFEVTDTDGNTADATATITVTPVNDPPEITVTGPPPQPKKDVAFELKGVLGNFVDPDARDGEMTLTLSVSGDGGGIISASGTSLDVDDNGTDTVTVRGTLADLNAALNGGGFTYTAAAEGEVEIGVTLNDQGNTGEVFNPLEDTASITLTVEDIQVEARDLTMGVTRITDGWRDGGRSPDQIRMPASAFLRNDIGEGLEITGIYKDDPSDSSDLDNFITFDQGAQEIIFKLKNISVTGTPNDENLPNYFRYTIKDKDGNTPLDNAPAEVTITYVEARDGGLNSPALFDDISGQPYDTNLFFTGSGSDILIGGNGDDYLIGGRNANVIRGGRGDDTLVGIWTEDQQQGGNENLSNTFVFDKSDIIYDGVKGFDIDQSSPSDQMTVIRNNARNRILTFNWHVNNDSGETGNPKDWVAFGSDSNDIIKLTGFDITLPDNPVTSDLHEHINTRAFNGTQLTTFNGQEALLSGNQQFFMIVDGSLPEDDAYLLYDEDGDPFAGTNTYVVAKLTNKSFAPGVAVDGNGLGDLRPADFSFADAWP from the coding sequence ATGCCGATTATCAGCGGAACCCCCAACGCCGACGTCATCGTTGGAACCCTTGGCGACGATACCATCGTTGGCATGAGCGGCGATGACAGTATCCTCGGTGGTCGCGGCGATAATATCATTTTCGGCAATCAGGGCAACGATACCCTCAGAGCCGGCCGCGGTCAAGATACCCTTCTTGGGGGAAAGGGCAACGATAAGATTTTTGGCAGTGAACAGGACAACATCCTCAGTGGCGATGATGGCGACGATACCCTGTTTGCCATTGATGGCGAGAATATCCTGTTTGGAGGCCCTGGGAACGATGTCCTAGTGGCGGGGTTGGGCAATGACTTCCTCTATGGGGGCCAGGGCAACGATACCCTCTGGGCGGAACGGGGCAATAACATTGTCTCCGGAGACCGGGGAGCGAATGTTCTGATTGGGGGGACTGGGGAAAATATCTTTGTCCTCAATATTAACAATGGCGGCCCCAGTATCAACGATGCCGACCAGATTTTACGCTTCAAACCCAACGATAAGATTGCCCTACTGGGGGGACCTGAGGGACAAACCCTTGATAAGTCTGCTATCAACATTGCCTTTATTCGTCGCGATGGGAACTCAACCCGAGGCAATTATGTTCTAACGAATCTGGCCACTGGGGAGTTCCTGGCGGTGATTCATAATGTCCGCCGCAGTGCCTTGACGGCAGAGAATTTCACGGAGGATTTAACGCCGTCCGATACTCCAGACCCCGGTCCCCCCCAGCCTCCCGTTGTGGACCCGGAAGATGAACTCCCCCCTGCACCAGACCCAGGAGACACCACCACTGAACCCCAGCCGCCACCGACTCCGGGGCCGGGAACTCCACCGGTGATTGAGCCGCCGGTGGATGAGGATGACCCGGATGACCCGGCAGATCCCGATGACCCGGCAGATCCCGATGACCCGGCAGATCCTGATGACCCCGACCCCATTGACCCGGATGATAATACTCCTCCTACGGTTGAAGATGAACAACGAACCTTAGACCTCAATGCGAGTCGTCGTAAAGAGGCACAACTGAGTGGGGAGGATGTTGATGGTCAGGATCTCACTTTTGAGATTACCGGCGGACCCGCCAATGGAACGATTACTGACTTTGATCCCAGTACGGGTCAATACACGTATGTCCCGAATGTTGGTTTTTTAGGAGATGATACCTTCACCTATCGTGCCAATGATGGCATTGATAATTCTGAGGAAGCCACCATCACCATTGACGTTCAGGTTACCAGTCCCGTGATTGACCTAAATCAGTTGGAAGATGGGACAGGGATTAGTGATACGTATATCGAACGTCAGGGACCTGTAGACTTTACGGGGTCTAATGTTTTCCTAGCTGCACCTAATGACGAAATTACTCAAGTTCAGGTAACCCTTGTCAATCCTTCTGGAGGGAATCAGATTTTAACCTGGGATGGTACGGTTGCGGAGGACCAAGGGATTGAGGTGACCTCGCCGGACCCAAGCCCGCCGGCCCTCGGAGAAGATTTTGTCTTAACCCTAACGCCAGATACCGCAGCGTCTTTGAGTGCTGCTGCCTATAAGACCGTCATTGAAACGATTGGCTTTGACTACAGTGAAGAGGAGAAAGATCCGGACGGGGGCGATCGAACCGTTAACTTCGAGGTCACTGACACCGATGGGAATACGGCTGATGCTACAGCAACGATCACCGTCACGCCGGTAAATGACCCACCTGAAATCACGGTAACCGGTCCTCCCCCACAACCCAAAAAGGACGTGGCGTTCGAACTTAAGGGAGTGCTAGGCAATTTTGTTGACCCTGATGCTAGAGATGGAGAGATGACGTTGACTCTCTCCGTTTCGGGAGACGGCGGTGGAATTATCTCCGCTTCGGGGACTAGCTTGGATGTTGACGATAATGGCACTGATACTGTGACGGTTCGGGGTACGTTAGCGGACTTAAATGCTGCTCTCAACGGTGGAGGCTTTACCTATACAGCAGCAGCGGAGGGTGAAGTCGAAATTGGTGTGACACTCAATGACCAGGGCAATACTGGAGAGGTGTTTAATCCACTCGAAGATACGGCATCCATTACTCTCACTGTTGAGGACATTCAAGTTGAAGCGAGAGATCTCACAATGGGAGTTACTCGTATAACTGATGGATGGCGAGATGGAGGCAGATCTCCAGATCAGATTCGTATGCCTGCCAGTGCATTTTTACGGAATGATATTGGTGAAGGCTTAGAGATTACAGGAATTTATAAGGATGATCCCTCAGACTCATCAGACTTAGATAACTTCATTACATTTGATCAGGGTGCCCAAGAGATTATATTCAAGCTCAAGAATATCTCTGTTACCGGGACTCCTAACGACGAAAACCTACCAAACTATTTTAGGTATACCATAAAAGATAAGGATGGGAATACTCCTCTTGATAATGCTCCAGCAGAGGTAACTATCACCTATGTGGAGGCTAGAGACGGCGGATTAAATAGTCCAGCTCTTTTTGATGATATATCGGGGCAGCCATACGATACTAATCTTTTCTTTACAGGTAGTGGCAGTGATATCCTTATTGGAGGCAATGGTGATGATTACCTCATTGGTGGACGGAATGCTAATGTCATACGAGGTGGTCGAGGAGATGATACATTAGTTGGTATTTGGACTGAGGATCAACAGCAGGGTGGGAATGAAAATTTATCTAACACTTTTGTATTTGACAAGAGTGACATTATCTACGACGGTGTAAAAGGCTTTGATATCGATCAAAGTTCTCCAAGTGACCAAATGACAGTCATTCGAAATAATGCCCGGAATCGGATTTTGACCTTCAATTGGCATGTTAATAATGATTCAGGAGAGACGGGCAATCCGAAGGACTGGGTTGCGTTCGGTAGTGATAGCAATGATATCATCAAGCTCACGGGATTTGATATTACGCTTCCTGATAATCCTGTCACATCAGATCTACATGAACATATAAACACCAGGGCTTTCAATGGAACTCAGCTAACCACGTTTAATGGTCAAGAAGCCCTACTCAGTGGTAACCAGCAGTTTTTTATGATTGTCGATGGAAGTCTTCCTGAAGATGATGCTTATTTGCTGTATGACGAGGATGGGGATCCCTTTGCCGGTACGAACACATACGTGGTAGCTAAACTCACCAATAAATCATTTGCACCTGGGGTAGCTGTTGACGGCAACGGTTTAGGTGATTTGAGACCTGCTGACTTTTCATTTGCTGACGCATGGCCGTAA
- a CDS encoding class I SAM-dependent methyltransferase — MLREALDNKLRASMALEGTLQLPCLPALATHYEQLIVSLLDLLGQSPTAEELAQLRSQFRETLNQGFKESPRRYLNLSYQLVNPAQGIAGGIGLKMSLTSPPEAQQSFAFANQSRFGRYPDAKAMTLAASLGEAAEVSVLDIGAGIGRNSLPLAKRGHPVAAVVTNSEAAKQLQEMADSRNLSVHLLPGDFLDNPQVTGDYHLAIAPEVLPHLRSPQAMAHFFGQSRRVLAPTGRLLVGAFLAKPGYIPEAEVQELAQACGCSFLTQSELEDILEHVGFRIESQESVVAYESTHLPAAAWLPSESFLTWATGQELFPGLINPPVAFYWLCCVRKGNPSKADRD; from the coding sequence TTGCTTCGGGAGGCATTGGACAATAAACTTCGGGCTTCTATGGCCCTGGAGGGAACGCTACAACTTCCCTGTCTCCCGGCCCTGGCCACTCACTATGAACAGCTCATCGTGAGCCTGCTTGACCTCCTCGGACAGTCTCCCACCGCTGAGGAACTCGCCCAACTGCGATCGCAATTCAGGGAAACCCTCAACCAAGGATTCAAGGAGTCTCCTCGACGCTATCTTAACCTCTCCTATCAGTTGGTTAACCCCGCTCAAGGAATTGCTGGAGGAATTGGACTAAAAATGAGCCTCACTTCTCCCCCAGAGGCTCAACAGTCCTTTGCGTTTGCCAATCAGTCCCGCTTTGGCCGCTACCCCGATGCCAAAGCCATGACCCTGGCGGCCAGCTTGGGAGAGGCGGCTGAGGTGTCAGTATTGGATATTGGGGCGGGAATTGGCCGCAATAGCTTACCCCTGGCCAAACGAGGTCATCCCGTGGCGGCGGTGGTGACCAATTCTGAGGCGGCGAAACAGTTGCAAGAGATGGCCGACTCCCGTAACCTTTCAGTTCACCTGTTACCGGGGGATTTCCTAGACAATCCTCAGGTAACCGGAGACTATCACTTAGCGATCGCCCCGGAAGTCTTGCCCCATCTGCGATCGCCCCAAGCCATGGCCCACTTCTTCGGCCAAAGCCGACGGGTGTTAGCCCCCACAGGCCGACTCCTGGTGGGAGCATTTCTAGCCAAACCCGGATATATCCCCGAGGCGGAGGTTCAGGAACTCGCTCAAGCCTGCGGTTGTAGCTTTCTCACCCAGTCCGAACTGGAGGATATCCTAGAGCACGTTGGCTTTCGCATCGAGTCTCAAGAATCGGTGGTGGCCTATGAGTCCACTCATCTCCCCGCAGCCGCTTGGTTGCCCTCTGAGAGCTTTCTGACCTGGGCGACGGGTCAAGAGTTATTTCCGGGTCTGATTAACCCTCCTGTCGCCTTCTATTGGCTCTGCTGTGTCCGAAAGGGAAACCCCTCAAAGGCAGACAGGGACTAG